One region of Cytobacillus sp. IB215665 genomic DNA includes:
- a CDS encoding amino acid ABC transporter permease, with product MYLSNILTNPERLEKIVDIAQSSLLPLVKGALDSTIPLTLWSFFFGILLAILTALARISNIRVLEIVARIYISIIRGTPLLVQLFIIFYGLPNIGIIVDPFPSAVIGFSLNVGAYSSEIIRAAILSIPKGQWEAGYSIGMSYSRVLTRIVLPQATRVSIPPLSNTFISLVKDTSLASLILVTEMFRRAQEIAATNYEFLLLYTEAALLYWVICFILSLIQDRVERRLDRYVVR from the coding sequence ATGTACTTAAGTAATATTCTAACTAATCCAGAAAGATTAGAGAAAATAGTAGATATCGCTCAAAGTTCCCTTCTCCCATTGGTGAAGGGAGCTTTGGATTCTACGATTCCATTAACACTTTGGTCGTTTTTTTTCGGAATTTTGTTAGCAATCCTTACAGCCTTAGCGAGAATATCTAATATTAGAGTCTTGGAAATTGTAGCTCGAATTTACATTTCGATAATAAGAGGTACACCACTTTTAGTGCAATTATTCATCATCTTTTACGGTTTACCTAATATTGGGATTATTGTTGACCCATTTCCGTCTGCTGTTATTGGCTTTTCATTGAATGTAGGTGCATATTCATCAGAAATCATTCGCGCAGCAATATTATCTATTCCTAAAGGTCAGTGGGAAGCTGGGTATTCGATTGGTATGTCATACTCTAGAGTATTAACAAGAATTGTTTTACCCCAAGCTACAAGAGTATCGATTCCACCATTATCAAATACATTTATTAGTCTTGTAAAAGATACATCACTAGCATCGTTAATCTTGGTAACCGAAATGTTTCGAAGGGCTCAAGAAATTGCTGCAACAAACTACGAGTTTTTACTGCTATACACTGAAGCTGCACTATTATATTGGGTCATTTGTTTTATTCTTTCATTAATTCAAGACAGAGTAGAGCGCAGGCTAGATAGGTATGTAGTGAGATAA
- a CDS encoding amino acid ABC transporter substrate-binding protein, with amino-acid sequence MKKLILGLTFIFGLTLVLAACGTAEQNEGTSGSGNTENNEATNEETTDLLQKIQEDGVLKIGTEGTYPPFTFHDDSGELTGFDVEIAKEVAKRLEVEAEFLETQWDAMFEGLNSKRFDMIANQVGIREDRLEKYDFSDPYITSAAVLVTSEDNDAVANFADISGLKAAQSLTSNYADIAKENGAELVGVEGFNQAIELITSKRVDVTINDKLSVLDFQVQRPDAPIKIVATSEDAGESGLTFRKGNETLVEAVNEALAEMIDDGSYERISVKWFGENVLK; translated from the coding sequence ATGAAAAAGCTAATATTAGGATTAACATTCATATTCGGACTAACTCTCGTTCTAGCTGCATGTGGAACAGCTGAACAAAATGAAGGAACGAGTGGAAGTGGAAATACAGAAAATAATGAAGCTACTAATGAAGAAACAACCGACCTTCTACAGAAAATCCAAGAAGATGGCGTATTAAAGATTGGAACAGAGGGAACATACCCTCCATTTACTTTTCATGATGATAGTGGTGAGTTAACAGGTTTTGATGTAGAGATTGCAAAGGAAGTTGCTAAGCGCTTAGAGGTGGAAGCAGAATTTTTAGAAACACAATGGGATGCTATGTTTGAAGGCTTAAATTCAAAAAGATTTGATATGATTGCAAATCAAGTTGGAATTAGAGAGGATCGCTTAGAAAAGTATGATTTCTCTGATCCTTATATTACATCTGCAGCTGTTTTAGTAACGAGTGAAGATAATGATGCAGTAGCTAACTTTGCTGATATTTCTGGGCTGAAGGCAGCGCAATCATTAACTAGTAATTATGCTGATATTGCAAAGGAAAATGGGGCAGAACTTGTAGGAGTTGAAGGATTTAACCAAGCAATTGAACTGATTACATCTAAACGTGTAGACGTAACGATTAACGACAAGCTTTCAGTTCTAGATTTTCAAGTGCAACGTCCTGATGCACCAATCAAAATTGTAGCTACATCTGAAGACGCTGGTGAAAGTGGACTAACATTTAGAAAAGGGAATGAAACACTCGTCGAAGCAGTAAATGAGGCTTTAGCTGAAATGATTGATGATGGTTCGTACGAAAGAATTTCAGTGAAATGGTTTGGTGAAAATGTACTTAAGTAA
- the qoxD gene encoding cytochrome aa3 quinol oxidase subunit IV, with translation MASKTNRFPTGHVLGFISSIVLTFIATGVALKTNLSFNVIMWIIGSLAVIQAGLQLFMFMHMTEGEDGKANIINIGYGVFIAVVIVVGSIWVLTAGHAAH, from the coding sequence ATGGCAAGTAAAACAAATCGTTTTCCTACTGGTCACGTATTAGGTTTCATATCTTCCATCGTACTAACCTTTATAGCTACGGGAGTAGCTCTTAAAACGAACTTATCGTTTAATGTAATTATGTGGATTATCGGTTCTTTAGCAGTTATTCAAGCAGGGCTACAATTGTTCATGTTTATGCATATGACCGAAGGGGAAGATGGGAAGGCTAACATTATTAATATTGGCTATGGAGTTTTTATAGCTGTTGTTATTGTTGTAGGCTCTATTTGGGTGTTGACAGCAGGTCATGCAGCACATTAA
- the qoxC gene encoding cytochrome aa3 quinol oxidase subunit III, translating into MSAKVDTSLPLEYQTEQDRMNIFGFWIFLGAEIVLFATLFMVYGVLGGRTAGGPGPEDIFQIKDVMIETLLLLTSSFTCGLAIFEMRRQNLKGLLTWLIITVLLGVGFVYMEITEFIHYVSVGATMQTSAFLSSFFVLLGTHGLHVTVGIGWVTIIIIQLLRRGLTPVTARKTFIISLYWHFLDVVWIFIFTFVYLKGMV; encoded by the coding sequence ATGTCAGCAAAGGTTGATACTTCCTTACCACTTGAATATCAAACAGAGCAAGATCGTATGAATATTTTTGGTTTTTGGATTTTCTTAGGTGCTGAGATTGTTTTGTTTGCTACATTGTTTATGGTATACGGTGTTCTGGGGGGACGTACAGCAGGTGGACCAGGACCCGAAGATATTTTTCAAATTAAGGATGTCATGATTGAAACTTTATTGCTATTAACGAGTAGCTTTACTTGCGGATTGGCCATATTTGAAATGAGAAGACAAAACTTAAAAGGCCTGCTTACATGGCTTATTATTACAGTATTACTTGGCGTAGGGTTCGTATATATGGAGATTACTGAATTCATCCATTATGTTAGTGTAGGTGCTACGATGCAAACGAGTGCTTTCTTATCAAGCTTCTTCGTGCTCCTAGGTACACACGGACTCCATGTAACGGTTGGAATCGGCTGGGTGACGATCATTATTATACAGTTACTAAGAAGAGGCTTAACACCTGTTACTGCTAGAAAAACATTCATCATTAGCTTGTACTGGCACTTCTTAGATGTCGTCTGGATTTTTATTTTCACATTTGTGTATTTAAAAGGGATGGTGTGA
- the qoxB gene encoding cytochrome aa3 quinol oxidase subunit I, which yields MGIKWDEFFITGDPLILGSQIAILLTMVGIIGVVTYLKKWRWLWTEWITTVDHKRIGIMYILAAVLMFFRGGMDGLLMKVQTSRPEMEFLDAQHYNEIFTTHGVIMILFMAMPFLIGLMNVIIPLQIGARDVAFPQLNALSFWLFFSGAMLFNISFVIGGSPDAGWTSYFPLAGKEFSPGIGNNYYAIAIQIAGIGTLMTGINFIVTILKMRTKGMTLMKMPMFTWTSFITSVIIVAAFPIFTVALGLMTFDRLYGTHFFTLSAGGSDMLWANLFWLWGHPEVYIVALPAFGIFSEVIATFSRKSLFGYKSMVISIVGIAFLSMLVWVHHFFTMGVGAAVNSFFSISTMLIAVPTGVKIFNWLFTMRKGRIKFTNAMLWALAFVPNFVIGGVTGVMLAMAAADYQYHNTLFLVAHFHYVLIPGVVFAVFAGLYYWWPKIFGFKLNERLGKYHFWLFVIGFNLTFFPMFLLGLDGAVRRSYTFSVESGFAPLFLVSAIGSAILAIGFAVFCYNIYWSIRHADRNVSNDPWDARTLEWATASPAPYYNFAKLPEVKSLDVFWHMKKNKEGLDLKDNEIEEIHMPSNSGLPFYMAVVFGIAGFFLVFEWHIAAAIAAVGIFAGLIIRSFDYNDGYHIPVKEIKETEKSWRNKAEEVNNHVSKG from the coding sequence GTGGGCATTAAATGGGATGAGTTTTTTATAACTGGTGATCCTTTAATTCTTGGATCACAAATTGCAATTTTACTCACCATGGTTGGAATAATAGGTGTCGTAACCTATTTGAAAAAATGGCGCTGGTTATGGACTGAATGGATCACTACGGTTGACCATAAGCGAATAGGTATTATGTATATTCTTGCCGCAGTACTAATGTTTTTCCGTGGTGGTATGGATGGTCTGTTGATGAAAGTCCAAACATCTAGACCTGAAATGGAATTTTTAGATGCTCAACATTATAACGAAATATTTACAACTCATGGTGTGATCATGATTTTGTTTATGGCTATGCCGTTTTTAATCGGTTTAATGAACGTGATCATTCCTCTCCAAATTGGAGCAAGGGACGTAGCATTTCCACAATTAAATGCTTTAAGTTTCTGGTTATTCTTTAGTGGAGCTATGCTATTTAATATATCATTCGTCATAGGTGGATCACCTGATGCAGGTTGGACATCGTATTTCCCGCTAGCTGGTAAGGAGTTTAGTCCAGGCATCGGTAACAACTATTATGCCATTGCGATTCAAATTGCGGGTATTGGTACTTTAATGACCGGTATCAACTTTATTGTCACGATCCTAAAAATGAGAACAAAAGGCATGACATTGATGAAAATGCCAATGTTTACTTGGACATCTTTCATTACATCAGTCATTATCGTTGCTGCATTTCCTATTTTCACGGTCGCGCTTGGCTTAATGACATTTGACCGTTTGTATGGTACTCACTTCTTTACACTGTCTGCTGGTGGGTCAGATATGTTATGGGCAAATCTATTCTGGCTATGGGGACATCCAGAAGTGTATATTGTAGCATTACCTGCCTTTGGTATATTCTCAGAGGTAATCGCAACCTTCTCAAGAAAATCACTATTTGGCTATAAATCTATGGTAATTTCAATTGTCGGGATAGCATTTTTAAGTATGCTTGTTTGGGTCCATCATTTCTTTACAATGGGTGTCGGAGCAGCAGTTAATTCATTTTTCTCTATCTCAACGATGTTAATTGCTGTACCTACAGGTGTAAAGATATTTAACTGGTTATTTACGATGAGAAAAGGAAGAATTAAATTTACTAATGCGATGTTATGGGCTTTAGCATTTGTGCCAAACTTTGTTATCGGTGGTGTAACTGGAGTTATGCTTGCGATGGCAGCAGCAGATTATCAGTACCATAACACTTTGTTCCTTGTCGCTCATTTCCATTATGTATTAATACCTGGTGTCGTGTTTGCCGTATTTGCAGGTTTATATTATTGGTGGCCTAAAATCTTTGGCTTTAAGCTAAATGAGAGACTAGGAAAATATCATTTCTGGTTATTTGTGATTGGTTTTAACTTAACCTTCTTCCCAATGTTTTTATTAGGATTAGATGGTGCAGTAAGACGCTCATATACTTTTTCAGTAGAATCAGGTTTTGCACCACTGTTCTTAGTTTCAGCGATCGGATCAGCCATACTTGCTATTGGATTTGCTGTATTCTGCTATAACATTTATTGGAGCATACGCCATGCTGATCGCAATGTTTCAAATGATCCGTGGGATGCTAGAACATTAGAATGGGCAACAGCTTCGCCAGCACCATACTATAATTTTGCAAAACTACCAGAAGTAAAATCATTGGACGTTTTTTGGCACATGAAGAAGAACAAAGAAGGACTAGATCTGAAGGATAATGAGATTGAAGAAATTCATATGCCGAGCAATTCAGGGCTTCCATTTTACATGGCTGTTGTTTTCGGTATAGCAGGATTCTTCCTCGTATTTGAATGGCATATTGCTGCAGCAATAGCGGCAGTGGGTATTTTCGCGGGGCTGATTATTCGTTCGTTTGATTATAACGATGGTTATCATATACCTGTAAAAGAAATAAAAGAGACTGAAAAATCTTGGAGAAATAAAGCAGAAGAGGTGAACAATCATGTCAGCAAAGGTTGA
- the qoxA gene encoding cytochrome aa3 quinol oxidase subunit II, which translates to MKFNKGLVLLFLTTLPVLFLSGCETNLVVLDPQGPAARSIANLINQSILWMLLIVVVVFGLFAYIVWKYREKPDNMDYEPPEEHGSTLLEIIWTAIPVLILVALTIPTVTTLYDLEKIPEGYEDQEPVVIHVTSADWKWIFSYPEDGIETVNYVNIPADRPVHFKLTSASTMQSFWVPALAGQIYTMNKMETDLFVVADNPGSFEGRNTNFNGRGYAKMEFEVLAQTPQDYEEWKKEVQETAPKLTEEEYEELLLPTHLGRLTYSNTHLEWVNHADMDSKTYTNPELYKNHSYQGKIFSEEDNYKNDSTDTQKDDDMNIEETHGGDQGGH; encoded by the coding sequence ATGAAGTTTAACAAGGGACTTGTCTTGTTGTTTTTAACAACTCTCCCAGTGTTGTTTCTAAGTGGTTGTGAAACAAATTTGGTTGTGCTTGATCCACAAGGACCTGCAGCACGAAGTATCGCTAACTTAATTAATCAGTCAATTTTATGGATGCTTTTAATTGTTGTTGTTGTGTTCGGTTTATTTGCTTATATCGTCTGGAAATATCGAGAAAAACCAGACAATATGGATTATGAACCGCCAGAAGAACACGGTAGTACATTGCTAGAGATTATTTGGACCGCTATTCCAGTCCTTATTCTTGTTGCTCTAACAATTCCTACGGTAACTACGCTGTATGACCTTGAAAAAATTCCTGAAGGCTACGAAGATCAAGAGCCAGTTGTCATTCATGTGACATCTGCCGACTGGAAATGGATTTTTAGCTATCCAGAAGATGGAATTGAAACGGTTAATTATGTAAATATTCCAGCTGATAGACCAGTTCACTTTAAATTAACATCAGCTTCAACGATGCAATCATTTTGGGTGCCTGCTTTAGCTGGACAAATATACACAATGAATAAAATGGAAACAGATTTATTTGTTGTAGCGGATAATCCTGGTTCTTTTGAAGGTAGAAATACGAACTTCAATGGACGGGGTTATGCGAAAATGGAATTTGAAGTATTAGCACAGACGCCACAAGACTACGAGGAGTGGAAAAAGGAAGTGCAGGAAACGGCTCCTAAATTAACTGAGGAGGAGTATGAAGAGCTTCTTTTGCCAACACATTTAGGTAGATTAACATATTCTAATACTCACTTAGAGTGGGTTAACCATGCTGATATGGACTCTAAAACGTATACAAATCCTGAATTATATAAGAATCATAGCTATCAAGGAAAGATATTCTCAGAAGAAGACAATTATAAAAACGATTCTACTGACACTCAAAAAGATGATGATATGAACATAGAAGAAACACACGGGGGTGATCAAGGTGGGCATTAA
- a CDS encoding globin — MNKGMHSLYELIGGEKAVQRLVDAFYPKVYANKDLQPLFSGDINEIKRKQQMFLTQFLGGPTLYSNEFGPPAMQHRHLPFEITPVRAQAWLNCMKEAFEETKLTGHAADMFYDRLRQVAAIMINTHTE; from the coding sequence ATGAACAAAGGTATGCATTCACTCTATGAATTAATTGGTGGAGAAAAGGCTGTTCAACGTCTTGTAGATGCATTCTATCCAAAGGTTTATGCAAACAAAGATTTACAACCGTTGTTTAGTGGGGATATAAATGAAATAAAAAGAAAGCAACAAATGTTTTTAACACAGTTTTTAGGTGGACCCACCCTATACAGTAATGAATTCGGACCACCTGCTATGCAGCATCGACATCTGCCATTTGAAATTACTCCTGTCAGAGCTCAAGCTTGGCTGAATTGTATGAAAGAGGCGTTTGAGGAAACGAAGTTAACTGGACATGCTGCTGACATGTTCTACGACCGACTGAGACAAGTGGCAGCAATAATGATAAATACACATACCGAATAA
- a CDS encoding serine hydrolase: MYTPSTDYVLKFLDENKEKSSLYLIQNGQVIGDIRSGQSMPLASTVKTIIAIEYAEQAAEGLVKTNETVQISELEKFYVPNTDGGAHNAWLEHMKEQDLMQNDTVSLKEIVKGMIQFSSNANTEFLMMKLGLYQINDRLKKLGLDNHGEIYPFVSSLYIPYEVMVNNYGGITSKKELQQVKETLKELPSVEWKEIANQIHSKLKSNDASIYKQKQIFQLGMIVTLIECFQSGLVHLQHLTMHILWKRLIVVHIFHLKYKSNYIL, encoded by the coding sequence ATGTATACACCAAGCACTGATTATGTCTTAAAGTTCCTAGATGAAAATAAAGAAAAATCATCTCTTTATTTAATTCAGAATGGTCAGGTAATAGGGGATATTCGGTCTGGTCAAAGCATGCCTTTAGCTAGTACAGTAAAAACGATTATCGCTATAGAGTATGCGGAACAAGCAGCTGAAGGTTTAGTCAAAACAAATGAAACTGTACAAATTAGTGAGCTAGAAAAATTTTATGTTCCCAATACAGATGGAGGTGCCCACAATGCTTGGCTAGAGCATATGAAAGAACAAGACTTAATGCAAAACGACACTGTTAGTCTTAAAGAAATTGTAAAAGGTATGATACAGTTTAGTTCAAATGCAAATACAGAATTTTTGATGATGAAGCTTGGATTATATCAAATTAATGACCGATTAAAAAAATTAGGACTGGATAATCATGGAGAAATCTATCCATTCGTATCTAGTTTATATATTCCTTACGAAGTGATGGTTAATAACTATGGAGGAATAACAAGCAAAAAAGAGCTCCAACAAGTGAAAGAAACGCTTAAAGAGTTACCTTCAGTAGAGTGGAAAGAGATAGCTAATCAGATACATAGTAAGCTAAAAAGTAATGATGCGAGCATTTATAAACAAAAGCAGATCTTTCAACTTGGCATGATAGTGACTTTGATCGAATGTTTTCAGAGCGGTTTAGTACATCTACAACATTTGACTATGCACATATTATGGAAAAGATTAATAGTCGTGCATATTTTTCACCTGAAGTACAAGAGCAATTACATCCTGTAA
- a CDS encoding phosphotransferase, protein MNTLETQDLFRQWNVEWTEEAANSIYKYSPVYKCQYRGQDVIIKRTRRTIDTAQKLAEWTTSLHSNGIKVVTPVNVENPFIQYKDHTWTMYPFIKGRKYDGSLQDIYEAGRLLGQIHSKVDTFECARFDWLNFDDEFTSDVTNDLQEISSNLLKNRSEKKEFNILKGRIEDFLTSDFSRLKKKTLPMVNASWDYKASNLVYETDNRPVLIDPDNGGIVPRIVDLALALILFHTEIETAPSRLFTEEEWTEFKKGYFEYITLTDEETMLWEDVLLFVYFDEALWAIVDMEDDETERQKQFIYSLTAFNPVKYSL, encoded by the coding sequence GTGAATACTCTAGAAACACAAGACTTGTTCAGACAATGGAATGTGGAATGGACAGAGGAAGCTGCTAATTCTATATATAAATATTCTCCTGTATATAAATGTCAGTATCGGGGGCAGGATGTTATTATTAAACGAACGCGAAGAACGATAGATACTGCACAAAAGCTTGCAGAATGGACTACGAGTTTACATTCTAATGGAATAAAAGTGGTTACCCCAGTCAATGTGGAAAATCCATTCATTCAATATAAAGACCATACTTGGACAATGTACCCATTTATTAAAGGTCGTAAATATGATGGTTCTCTTCAAGACATCTATGAAGCAGGAAGATTATTAGGTCAAATTCACAGTAAAGTAGATACGTTTGAATGCGCTCGGTTTGATTGGCTAAATTTTGATGATGAATTTACGAGTGATGTAACGAATGACTTGCAAGAAATCTCCTCTAATTTATTAAAAAACCGTTCTGAGAAAAAAGAGTTTAATATATTAAAAGGTCGCATTGAAGATTTCTTAACAAGTGATTTTTCCCGTTTAAAGAAAAAGACACTACCAATGGTTAATGCAAGCTGGGATTATAAAGCAAGTAATTTAGTGTACGAAACAGATAATCGACCTGTTTTAATTGACCCAGACAATGGGGGAATTGTTCCAAGAATTGTAGACTTAGCATTAGCATTAATTTTATTCCATACAGAGATAGAAACCGCACCTAGCAGGTTGTTTACAGAAGAGGAATGGACTGAATTTAAAAAAGGATATTTTGAATATATTACATTAACGGATGAAGAAACAATGTTATGGGAAGACGTATTGTTATTCGTTTATTTTGATGAAGCGTTGTGGGCAATCGTTGATATGGAAGACGATGAAACTGAGCGACAAAAGCAGTTTATATATTCTTTAACAGCATTTAATCCAGTAAAATACTCACTATAA
- a CDS encoding ABC transporter ATP-binding protein, with protein MTIGKRLFNYALIYKKTIIFALLMLMVAVAADLAGPFIAKRMIDQHILGIDSYPWYETDEGENAVLYQDTWYKREDHFSVDDVKGKEVRVLQVGRDYVFVDQPVTTPEGERTYEDGTLTITRSNEEMSYPAVELTNDELLSFYMPEVDDLFKLILVYFALLVVASIFTYGQKFFLETSANRIIKKMRNDVFTHIQKLPIKYFDSLPAGKIVSRITNDTETIKELFVTVLATFVTSIIYITGIYIALFLLDVKLALICLVLVPILVVWIKFYRKYASKYNHIIRSRLSDINAMINESIQGMTIIQAFRRKSETKEEFEEINKDYFDNQNKLLRLNSLTSHNLVGVLRNIAFVALIWYFGGQSLTANSAISLGVLYAFVDYLNRLFQPITGLVNQLANLEQALVSSERVFELLDKDGTEVCEDKMPRYKGNVTFDKVSFGYKEGETVLHDISFEAKEGDTIALVGHTGSGKSSVMNLLSRFYDTKEGKILIDGQDINTIPVQMLRQHMAIVLQDPFLFTGTIASNVSLNDPMITREQVEKALQDVGADRLLKNLQNGYDEKVIEKGSTLSTGQRQLISFARALAFDPAVLILDEATANVDTETEKIIQDGLEVLKKGRTTFIIAHRLSTIKNANQILVLDRGRIVEQGNHDDLMQMRGKYYQMYQLQQGKQSSLAG; from the coding sequence ATGACGATAGGAAAACGCTTATTTAATTATGCTCTTATATACAAAAAAACAATCATCTTTGCACTGCTCATGCTAATGGTTGCTGTTGCAGCTGATTTAGCTGGTCCATTTATTGCAAAGCGGATGATTGATCAGCACATTTTAGGAATTGATAGTTATCCGTGGTATGAAACAGATGAAGGGGAAAACGCTGTATTATATCAAGATACATGGTACAAACGGGAGGATCATTTTTCTGTCGATGATGTAAAAGGAAAAGAGGTCCGCGTCTTACAAGTAGGTAGAGATTATGTGTTTGTTGACCAACCAGTCACGACTCCTGAGGGTGAACGAACATATGAGGACGGCACATTGACCATTACCCGTAGTAATGAAGAGATGAGCTATCCAGCTGTTGAACTAACAAATGATGAGCTATTATCTTTTTACATGCCAGAAGTAGACGATTTATTCAAATTAATTTTAGTGTACTTTGCTTTGCTTGTCGTCGCTTCAATATTCACATATGGGCAAAAGTTTTTTCTAGAAACTTCGGCGAATCGTATTATTAAGAAAATGAGAAACGATGTATTTACACATATTCAAAAACTGCCAATTAAATATTTCGACAGCTTACCAGCTGGAAAAATAGTTTCAAGGATTACTAATGATACTGAAACGATAAAAGAATTATTTGTAACCGTGTTAGCAACATTCGTTACTAGTATCATTTATATTACTGGTATTTATATTGCGTTATTTTTATTAGACGTAAAACTTGCGCTCATTTGTTTAGTGCTTGTTCCAATACTAGTCGTTTGGATAAAATTTTATCGAAAGTATGCGTCAAAATACAACCATATCATACGATCACGCTTAAGTGATATTAATGCAATGATCAATGAATCTATACAAGGAATGACTATTATTCAAGCATTTCGAAGAAAATCTGAAACAAAAGAAGAATTCGAAGAAATTAATAAAGATTATTTCGACAATCAAAATAAGTTACTACGCTTAAATTCTTTAACGTCTCATAATTTAGTTGGCGTACTACGTAATATAGCCTTCGTTGCTTTGATTTGGTATTTTGGTGGCCAATCATTAACAGCGAATTCGGCTATATCCCTAGGTGTGCTATATGCGTTTGTTGATTATTTGAATCGTCTATTCCAGCCGATCACTGGATTAGTAAACCAATTAGCAAATCTTGAGCAAGCATTAGTATCTTCAGAACGAGTGTTTGAACTTCTTGACAAAGATGGCACAGAAGTATGTGAGGATAAAATGCCACGCTATAAAGGTAATGTTACATTTGATAAAGTTTCTTTCGGTTATAAAGAAGGGGAAACAGTTCTCCATGATATTTCCTTTGAGGCGAAGGAAGGAGATACGATTGCTCTCGTAGGTCATACAGGTTCAGGAAAAAGCTCAGTTATGAATCTTCTGTCCCGCTTTTATGATACGAAAGAAGGAAAAATACTCATTGACGGTCAAGATATAAATACTATCCCAGTACAAATGTTAAGGCAGCATATGGCAATCGTTTTACAAGATCCATTTTTGTTTACAGGTACAATAGCTTCTAACGTTAGCTTAAATGATCCAATGATTACTCGTGAACAAGTAGAAAAAGCTTTACAAGATGTTGGGGCGGATCGATTGCTTAAAAACTTACAAAATGGCTATGACGAGAAGGTAATTGAAAAAGGTAGTACGTTATCTACAGGGCAGAGACAGTTAATATCTTTTGCACGTGCACTTGCTTTTGACCCAGCAGTTCTCATTCTTGATGAGGCTACGGCAAATGTAGATACAGAAACCGAAAAGATTATTCAAGACGGGTTAGAAGTGTTGAAAAAAGGACGTACAACATTTATTATCGCTCATCGTCTATCAACGATAAAAAATGCGAATCAAATTTTAGTACTTGATCGAGGACGAATTGTTGAACAAGGTAATCATGATGATCTCATGCAAATGAGAGGCAAATATTATCAGATGTACCAGCTACAACAAGGTAAACAGTCATCTTTAGCAGGATAA